A region of Diospyros lotus cultivar Yz01 chromosome 3, ASM1463336v1, whole genome shotgun sequence DNA encodes the following proteins:
- the LOC127797153 gene encoding uncharacterized protein LOC127797153 isoform X1, translating to MDTMARGLAHWNPVMSYGRRRRSESVIGCAKTPAIDTSSSSKVLILGGTGRVGSSTAIALTNLSPHLRVVLAGRNKEKGAARVAELGRNFEFSQVEIDDMDSLRATLHDVDLVIHAAGPFQQADKCTVLEAAIQTKTAYIDVCDDTSYSWRAKSYMSKAVAANIPAITTGGIYPGVSNVMAAELVRIARSENKGEPERLRFFYYTAGTGGAGPTILATSFLLLGEEVVAYSKGEEIKLRPYSGMLNIDFGKGIGKRDVYLLNLPEVRSAHEVLGVPTVSARFGTAPFFWNWGMEALVNLLPPEFLRDRSKVQKLVQLFDPLVRTVDAIAGERVSMRVDLECSDGRHTLAVFSHKRLSVSVGTSVAAFALAIIEGHAQPGVWFPEEPEGIAVEAREVLLNRAAQGTINFVINKPPWMVETDPKELGLGIYV from the exons atggATACGATGGCGAGAGGCCTGGCACACTGGAACCCTGTGATGAGTTACGGAAGAAGGCGAAGGAGCGAGAGCGTGATAGGCTGTGCCAAAACCCCAGCTATAGACACAAGTAGCAGCAGTAAGGTTTTGATATTAGGAGGAACTGGAAGGGTCGGTTCCTCCACCGCCATTGCTCTTACCAACCTCTCTCCCCACCTCCGCGTCGTCCTTGCTGGTCGAAACAA GGAAAAAGGTGCTGCTAGGGTTGCTGAACTTGGGagaaattttgagttttctcAAGTGGAAATTGATGATATGGACTCATTACGAGCAACTTTACATG ATGTGGATCTTGTAATTCATGCTGCGGGGCCATTTCAACAGGCAGATAAGTGCACTGTTCTGGAAGCTGCCATACAGACCAAG ACAGCATATATTGATGTATGTGATGATACAAGCTACTCATGGCGTGCAAAATCATATATGAGTAAAGCAGTGGCTGCAAATATTCCAGCTATAACAACCGGAGGAATCTATCCTGGAGTGAGCAATG TGATGGCAGCAGAGTTAGTTCGTATTGCTAGAAGTGAAAACAAGGGTGAGCCTGAGAGGTTAAG ATTCTTCTACTATACAGCAGGCACTGGTGGTGCTGGCCCGACCATATTAGCCACTAGTTTTTTACTTCTTGGGGAGGAGGTTGTTGCGTATAGTAAAG GAGAGGAGATCAAGCTAAGGCCTTATAGTGGTATGCTGAACATCGACTTTGGGAAGGGGATTGGGAAAAGAGATGTTTATCTGTT GAACTTACCAGAGGTAAGAAGTGCTCATGAGGTCCTTGGTGTACCAACAGTTAGTGCTCGATTTGGAACAGCGCCATTTTTCTGGAATTGGGGCATGGAAGCACTGGTTAATCTTCTTCCCCCG GAATTTCTAAGAGACAGGAGTAAAGTTCAGAAGTTGGTTCAACTATTTGATCCACTGGTCCGAACTGTTGATGCAATTGCTGGAGAGCGTGTCTCAATGAGG GTTGATTTGGAGTGTTCAGATGGACGCCATACATTAGCTGTATTTAGTCACAAAAGACTTTCCGT ATCAGTGGGAACCTCTGTAGCTGCATTTGCGCTCGCCATTATTGAAGGACACGCACAACCGGGAGTTTGGTTTCCAGAAGAG CCAGAAGGAATTGCAGTTGAGGCAAGGGAAGTTCTTCTAAATCGTGCTGCGCAGGGAACGATTAATTTTGTGATAAACAA GCCTCCATGGATGGTGGAAACTGATCCAAAAGAGCTTGGTTTAGGAATATATGTCTAA
- the LOC127797153 gene encoding uncharacterized protein LOC127797153 isoform X2, with amino-acid sequence MDTMARGLAHWNPVMSYGRRRRSESVIGCAKTPAIDTSSSSKVLILGGTGRVGSSTAIALTNLSPHLRVVLAGRNKEKGAARVAELGRNFEFSQVEIDDMDSLRATLHDVDLVIHAAGPFQQADKCTVLEAAIQTKTAYIDVCDDTSYSWRAKSYMSKAVAANIPAITTGGIYPGVSNVMAAELVRIARSENKGEPERLRFFYYTAGTGGAGPTILATSFLLLGEEVVAYSKGEEIKLRPYSGMLNIDFGKGIGKRDVYLLNLPEVRSAHEVLGVPTVSARFGTAPFFWNWGMEALVNLLPPEFLRDRSKVQKLVQLFDPLVRTVDAIAGERVSMRVDLECSDGRHTLAVFSHKRLSVGNLCSCICARHY; translated from the exons atggATACGATGGCGAGAGGCCTGGCACACTGGAACCCTGTGATGAGTTACGGAAGAAGGCGAAGGAGCGAGAGCGTGATAGGCTGTGCCAAAACCCCAGCTATAGACACAAGTAGCAGCAGTAAGGTTTTGATATTAGGAGGAACTGGAAGGGTCGGTTCCTCCACCGCCATTGCTCTTACCAACCTCTCTCCCCACCTCCGCGTCGTCCTTGCTGGTCGAAACAA GGAAAAAGGTGCTGCTAGGGTTGCTGAACTTGGGagaaattttgagttttctcAAGTGGAAATTGATGATATGGACTCATTACGAGCAACTTTACATG ATGTGGATCTTGTAATTCATGCTGCGGGGCCATTTCAACAGGCAGATAAGTGCACTGTTCTGGAAGCTGCCATACAGACCAAG ACAGCATATATTGATGTATGTGATGATACAAGCTACTCATGGCGTGCAAAATCATATATGAGTAAAGCAGTGGCTGCAAATATTCCAGCTATAACAACCGGAGGAATCTATCCTGGAGTGAGCAATG TGATGGCAGCAGAGTTAGTTCGTATTGCTAGAAGTGAAAACAAGGGTGAGCCTGAGAGGTTAAG ATTCTTCTACTATACAGCAGGCACTGGTGGTGCTGGCCCGACCATATTAGCCACTAGTTTTTTACTTCTTGGGGAGGAGGTTGTTGCGTATAGTAAAG GAGAGGAGATCAAGCTAAGGCCTTATAGTGGTATGCTGAACATCGACTTTGGGAAGGGGATTGGGAAAAGAGATGTTTATCTGTT GAACTTACCAGAGGTAAGAAGTGCTCATGAGGTCCTTGGTGTACCAACAGTTAGTGCTCGATTTGGAACAGCGCCATTTTTCTGGAATTGGGGCATGGAAGCACTGGTTAATCTTCTTCCCCCG GAATTTCTAAGAGACAGGAGTAAAGTTCAGAAGTTGGTTCAACTATTTGATCCACTGGTCCGAACTGTTGATGCAATTGCTGGAGAGCGTGTCTCAATGAGG GTTGATTTGGAGTGTTCAGATGGACGCCATACATTAGCTGTATTTAGTCACAAAAGACTTTCCGT TGGGAACCTCTGTAGCTGCATTTGCGCTCGCCATTATTGA